A part of Micromonospora chersina genomic DNA contains:
- a CDS encoding ATP-binding protein → MTAADRQARPADPPGVSWDEANRLALVAELDVLRVRLVAYPGEPDRAELAAAEGRLAAARALLDRPTALDALAAALRLTGFERAVLLLATGPELAGEVADELTAAHGQPRPTFGLALAALPGAHWSALTPDAPLRRWNLVRLLDPDTPTGSPLVIEERVLHHLMGVRYLEPDLAAVARPVPPPAALPPAFAAVAATIRTVWEHGRPAVLQGPQPANLPVVAAAAADAAGCELRLVAVADLPSAVRDRDRLLRLIGRESLLAPAAWAFDADGARPEDARALVRALGTLPAPVAVLGAVDTVLADGVLVGVPRLPIAERATALDAALDRHLADRAAGEAAAVAGVFDLALPDLELAAGDAAAGTPLWQACRARSRSRYGGQARVVRPRARWADLVLPDTHVAQLRSLVAAVHHRTRVLHEWGFADRSSRGLGTAALFAGPSGTGKTLAAEVIARELGLDLVVVDLSQVVSKFIGETEKNLSRVFDAAEDGAAVLLFDEADTLFGKRTEVRDSHDRYANLEVGYMLQRMESFTGLAILTTNARSVLDQAFLRRLRLVVTFPYPDRAARETMWRRAFPAGVPADIDPERLAAVDLPGGGIAAAALTAAYLGADGERITGEQVATATRWELAKNGRSLGGR, encoded by the coding sequence GTGACCGCCGCCGACCGCCAGGCCCGCCCGGCCGACCCGCCCGGCGTGTCCTGGGACGAGGCGAACCGGCTCGCGCTCGTCGCCGAACTGGACGTGCTGCGGGTGCGGCTCGTCGCGTACCCGGGGGAACCCGACCGGGCCGAACTCGCCGCGGCGGAGGGCCGGCTCGCGGCGGCCCGCGCGCTGCTCGACCGGCCCACGGCGCTCGACGCGCTCGCCGCCGCCCTGCGGCTCACCGGCTTCGAACGGGCGGTGCTGCTACTGGCCACCGGCCCCGAGCTGGCCGGCGAGGTCGCCGACGAACTCACCGCCGCGCACGGGCAGCCCCGCCCCACCTTCGGCCTCGCCCTGGCCGCGCTGCCCGGCGCGCACTGGAGCGCTCTCACGCCGGACGCCCCGCTGCGCCGCTGGAACCTGGTCCGCCTGCTCGACCCGGACACCCCCACCGGCAGCCCGCTGGTCATCGAGGAACGGGTGCTGCACCACCTCATGGGCGTGCGCTACCTCGAACCCGACCTCGCCGCCGTGGCCCGACCCGTCCCGCCGCCCGCCGCGCTGCCGCCCGCGTTCGCCGCCGTCGCCGCCACCATCCGCACCGTCTGGGAACATGGCCGCCCCGCCGTGCTCCAGGGGCCGCAGCCGGCCAACCTGCCGGTCGTCGCGGCCGCCGCGGCAGACGCCGCCGGCTGCGAGCTGCGGCTGGTCGCGGTGGCCGACCTCCCCTCCGCGGTACGCGACCGGGACCGGCTGCTGCGCCTGATCGGGCGGGAGAGCCTGCTCGCGCCGGCCGCGTGGGCGTTCGACGCCGACGGGGCCCGCCCCGAGGACGCCCGCGCGCTGGTCCGCGCCCTCGGCACGCTGCCCGCCCCGGTCGCCGTGCTGGGCGCCGTGGACACCGTGCTGGCCGACGGCGTGCTGGTCGGCGTACCCCGGTTGCCCATCGCCGAACGCGCGACGGCGCTGGACGCCGCGCTCGACCGGCACCTGGCGGACCGGGCGGCGGGCGAGGCGGCCGCGGTGGCCGGGGTGTTCGACCTGGCCCTGCCCGACCTGGAACTGGCCGCCGGGGACGCGGCCGCCGGCACGCCGCTGTGGCAGGCGTGCCGGGCCCGCTCCCGCAGCCGCTACGGCGGGCAGGCCCGGGTGGTCCGGCCCCGCGCCCGCTGGGCCGACCTGGTGCTGCCGGACACCCACGTGGCGCAGCTGCGGTCGCTGGTCGCCGCCGTGCACCACCGCACCCGGGTGCTGCACGAGTGGGGATTCGCCGACCGGAGCAGCCGCGGACTGGGCACCGCCGCGCTCTTCGCCGGGCCCAGCGGCACCGGCAAGACCCTCGCCGCCGAGGTGATCGCCCGGGAGCTGGGCCTGGACCTGGTGGTGGTCGACCTCAGCCAGGTGGTCAGCAAGTTCATCGGCGAGACGGAGAAGAACCTGAGCCGGGTCTTCGACGCCGCCGAGGACGGCGCGGCAGTGCTGCTGTTCGACGAGGCGGACACCCTGTTCGGCAAGCGCACCGAGGTACGCGACAGCCACGACCGGTACGCCAACCTGGAGGTCGGCTACATGCTCCAGCGGATGGAGTCGTTCACCGGGCTGGCCATCCTCACCACCAACGCCCGGTCCGTGCTGGACCAGGCGTTCCTGCGCCGGCTGCGGCTCGTGGTGACGTTCCCGTACCCGGACCGGGCCGCCCGGGAGACCATGTGGCGGCGGGCGTTCCCGGCGGGTGTGCCGGCCGACATCGATCCGGAACGGCTGGCCGCCGTGGACCTGCCCGGGGGCGGGATCGCCGCGGCGGCGCTGACCGCGGCGTACCTGGGTGCGGACGGGGAGCGGATCACCGGGGAGCAGGTGGCCACGGCGACCCGGTGGGAGCTGGCCAAGAACGGCCGCTCCCTGGGCGGCCGCTGA
- a CDS encoding DUF2283 domain-containing protein yields MYAETRVALVCTYDSDADAAYIYLDCPVPAGGVQRVVPFDTDEGMYNLDVNAQGHVVGLEILNAGKRLPPTLLRAISNPTQEQAESECRRH; encoded by the coding sequence ATGTACGCAGAGACACGGGTCGCGCTGGTCTGCACCTACGACAGCGACGCTGATGCGGCCTATATCTATCTCGATTGCCCTGTGCCGGCGGGTGGGGTGCAGCGCGTGGTGCCCTTCGACACTGATGAAGGCATGTACAACCTCGACGTCAACGCCCAGGGGCATGTCGTCGGCCTGGAAATCCTCAACGCCGGCAAGCGGCTACCGCCCACGCTCCTGCGGGCGATCTCGAACCCGACCCAGGAGCAGGCAGAGAGCGAATGCCGACGCCACTGA
- a CDS encoding GNAT family N-acetyltransferase: protein MIETRVLGEGDWKSWRELRLAALAEAGHAFGAQLADWQGDGDREERWRGRLSIPGSYNILAMLDGQPVGMASGVPTDHDGVVELISMYVAPVGRGQGVGDHLVQAVEQWARLVGARTLRLGVVEGNTNAWGLYQRNGFRDTDELGDLMPDGVRREHIMAKNLLG from the coding sequence ATGATCGAAACACGCGTGCTCGGCGAGGGCGATTGGAAGTCGTGGCGGGAACTGCGGCTTGCTGCGCTGGCGGAGGCTGGGCATGCCTTCGGCGCCCAGCTGGCGGACTGGCAGGGCGACGGCGACCGAGAGGAACGCTGGCGTGGGCGGCTGTCCATCCCCGGCTCGTACAACATCTTGGCCATGCTCGACGGGCAACCCGTCGGAATGGCGAGCGGGGTGCCGACCGATCACGACGGGGTCGTCGAGCTGATCTCGATGTACGTGGCACCTGTGGGACGCGGCCAAGGCGTGGGCGACCACCTCGTGCAGGCGGTCGAGCAGTGGGCCCGGCTGGTGGGCGCGCGGACGCTGCGGCTGGGCGTGGTTGAGGGCAACACGAACGCCTGGGGGCTCTACCAGCGGAACGGTTTCCGTGACACCGATGAACTGGGCGACCTCATGCCCGACGGCGTGCGCCGCGAGCACATCATGGCCAAGAACCTCCTGGGTTAG
- a CDS encoding endonuclease/exonuclease/phosphatase family protein, which yields MRAASRPGPWKRGPVLTALALLLGLLMLLHARIPNRIGNLGSLVETFLPWFGLFIPVLLIAALWRRSASAVAALLLPVIVWLNLFGGLLGDRSHPGGGLTVAEHNVGAGNPDPAGTARDLAASGADVLALVELTEEARGTYETELAKAYPYHTVQGTVGLWSKLPLSDTQPVDTKMDAGPLGDTKPLDIKMAYNRALRTTVATHQGPLAVYVAHLGSARVNPRAGFWTAHRDRNAQALGEAIAAEQNERVVLLGDLNGTIDDRAFASITSQLRSAQDAAGNGFGFTWPAKFPVVRIDQILVRGVKAGSSWVLPATGSDHLPTAARIAL from the coding sequence ATACGCGCTGCCTCCCGGCCGGGCCCCTGGAAGCGCGGCCCGGTGCTCACGGCGCTGGCGCTGCTGCTCGGGCTGCTCATGCTGCTGCACGCCAGGATCCCGAACCGGATCGGGAATCTGGGCAGTTTGGTGGAGACCTTCCTGCCGTGGTTCGGTCTGTTCATCCCCGTCCTGCTGATCGCGGCGCTGTGGCGCCGATCCGCCTCCGCGGTGGCCGCGCTGCTGCTGCCGGTGATCGTGTGGCTGAACCTCTTCGGCGGGTTGCTCGGCGACAGGTCCCACCCGGGCGGCGGCCTCACCGTGGCCGAGCACAACGTCGGCGCCGGCAATCCCGACCCGGCCGGCACCGCGCGCGACCTGGCCGCCTCCGGGGCGGACGTGCTGGCCCTGGTGGAGCTGACCGAGGAGGCCCGGGGCACGTACGAGACGGAGTTGGCGAAGGCGTACCCCTACCACACGGTGCAGGGCACGGTCGGGCTGTGGAGCAAGCTGCCGCTGTCGGACACCCAGCCAGTCGACACCAAGATGGACGCCGGGCCGCTGGGGGACACCAAGCCGCTCGACATCAAGATGGCCTACAACCGGGCGCTGCGCACCACGGTGGCCACGCATCAGGGCCCCCTGGCGGTGTATGTGGCCCACCTGGGGTCCGCGCGGGTGAATCCCAGGGCGGGCTTCTGGACGGCCCACCGGGACAGAAATGCCCAGGCGCTCGGCGAGGCCATCGCCGCCGAGCAGAACGAGCGGGTGGTGCTGCTCGGCGACCTGAACGGCACCATTGACGACCGCGCGTTCGCCAGCATCACCTCGCAGCTGCGGTCGGCCCAGGACGCGGCCGGGAACGGCTTCGGCTTCACCTGGCCGGCGAAGTTCCCGGTGGTGCGGATCGACCAGATCCTGGTGAGAGGCGTGAAGGCCGGGAGCTCGTGGGTGCTGCCGGCCACCGGCAGCGACCACCTGCCGACAGCGGCCCGAATCGCGCTCTGA
- a CDS encoding MarR family winged helix-turn-helix transcriptional regulator produces MTQPRWLNPEEQRLWLAFLRMRRAIDVAIDGQLAEAGLSPAEYDVLAPLSQSGEALRVRDLAAQIGWDRSRIAHQLRRMEQRGLVARSGSTTDRRGTLVHLTDLGRTAITAAAPGHVETVRRVLFDQLDQHDLTHLTAIAERVADAAGLTGISRTGGPAPRAAAQAGRQGLER; encoded by the coding sequence ATGACCCAACCGCGGTGGCTGAACCCCGAGGAACAACGCCTGTGGCTGGCCTTCCTGCGCATGCGGCGCGCCATCGACGTCGCCATCGACGGTCAGCTCGCCGAGGCCGGCCTGTCGCCCGCCGAATACGACGTCCTGGCCCCGCTCTCCCAGAGCGGGGAAGCACTGCGCGTACGGGACCTGGCCGCGCAGATCGGCTGGGACCGCAGCCGCATCGCCCACCAGCTCCGGCGCATGGAACAGCGCGGGCTCGTCGCGCGGTCCGGCAGCACGACGGACCGGCGTGGCACGCTGGTCCACCTCACCGACCTCGGGCGTACGGCGATCACCGCCGCCGCGCCGGGGCACGTCGAGACGGTCCGCCGGGTGCTGTTCGACCAGCTCGACCAGCACGACCTGACCCACCTCACGGCCATCGCCGAGCGGGTGGCCGACGCCGCTGGACTTACGGGCATCTCCCGCACCGGCGGCCCGGCTCCGCGCGCCGCAGCCCAGGCCGGCCGCCAGGGACTCGAACGCTGA
- a CDS encoding NADPH-dependent FMN reductase, giving the protein MTTLQIIIASTRPGRLGLPVAEWIHAAAVKHGGFDQVELVDLAEWNLPFMDEPHHPRLRRYEHQHTRDWSATIDRADAFLIVMPEYNYGYTAPLKNAIDYLAHEWAYKPVGLVSYGGVSAGTRAAQMIKQVLTTLKMTPIPEAVHIPFVAQFVDEDGALRPNETMDASAEAMLDELVHWTAALAPLRARARQQAA; this is encoded by the coding sequence ATGACCACCTTGCAGATCATCATTGCCAGCACCCGGCCGGGCCGGCTCGGCCTGCCGGTCGCCGAGTGGATCCACGCCGCGGCGGTCAAGCACGGCGGCTTCGACCAGGTGGAACTCGTCGACCTCGCCGAGTGGAACCTGCCGTTCATGGACGAGCCGCACCACCCGCGCCTGCGCCGCTACGAGCACCAGCACACCCGCGACTGGAGCGCCACGATCGACCGGGCCGACGCGTTCCTGATCGTCATGCCCGAGTACAACTACGGCTACACGGCCCCGCTGAAGAACGCCATCGACTACCTCGCGCACGAGTGGGCCTACAAGCCGGTCGGCCTGGTCAGCTACGGCGGTGTCAGTGCCGGCACCCGCGCCGCGCAAATGATCAAGCAGGTGCTGACCACGCTGAAGATGACGCCGATCCCCGAGGCCGTGCACATCCCGTTCGTCGCCCAGTTCGTCGACGAGGACGGCGCGCTGCGACCCAACGAGACCATGGACGCCAGCGCCGAGGCGATGCTCGACGAACTGGTGCACTGGACCGCGGCCCTGGCCCCGCTCCGTGCACGAGCACGGCAACAGGCGGCCTGA
- a CDS encoding TetR/AcrR family transcriptional regulator — MSPKQQRGEATAERLLAAALDVFDAAGQPGFTVNAVTTASGVSLGSLYHHFGSFDGLAAALYSRCMAALFDELIAALGRARTARTGVRAIVVAYLRFTEDNPAAARFIHDSAYTGYLAAHAEQVAAAKAPRMAAVAGWLRPRMAAGEIATLPEPLVEMLMIGPVAETARRWLAGVPGIDLGQAARVLPDRIWRSLAPD; from the coding sequence ATGTCGCCTAAGCAGCAGCGGGGCGAGGCGACCGCCGAGCGGCTGCTCGCCGCGGCGCTCGACGTGTTCGACGCCGCCGGCCAGCCCGGCTTCACGGTCAACGCGGTGACCACGGCCAGCGGCGTGAGCCTCGGGAGTCTCTACCACCACTTCGGCAGTTTCGACGGTCTGGCCGCGGCGCTGTACAGCCGGTGCATGGCGGCGCTGTTCGACGAGCTGATCGCGGCGCTCGGCCGGGCCCGGACGGCCCGCACCGGCGTCCGCGCCATCGTGGTGGCCTACCTGCGCTTCACCGAGGACAACCCGGCCGCGGCGCGGTTCATCCACGACTCGGCCTACACCGGCTACCTGGCCGCGCACGCCGAACAGGTCGCCGCGGCCAAGGCGCCGCGCATGGCGGCCGTCGCCGGCTGGCTGCGGCCGCGCATGGCGGCCGGCGAGATCGCCACCCTGCCGGAGCCCCTGGTCGAGATGCTGATGATCGGCCCGGTGGCGGAGACGGCACGCCGGTGGCTCGCCGGCGTGCCCGGCATCGATCTCGGGCAGGCCGCCCGCGTCCTGCCCGACCGGATCTGGCGCTCCCTCGCCCCAGACTGA
- a CDS encoding SDR family NAD(P)-dependent oxidoreductase gives MAETVTAVVTGANRGIGFAVAGELMRRGCRVVLVTRDPARGEQALAALRASPGGAAGSAELVVGDLSVVSSVRAVAAELSDRCERIDVLVHNAGVWPTRLIRTEDGYEQSFAVNHLAPFLLNHLLETRLRRVVQVSAGLYVKGRVDPDRTPWGADFHRMRTYCDTKLANLLTVPLFAQHWANTGVTIDAVHPGVIRTGLGDSGGVLGLLLKVVKRRWATPEAGAAPVVRLAFAPGERSGRYFDGDRPAPLAPVADDPALARRLWDQGMAHVA, from the coding sequence ATGGCGGAGACGGTGACGGCGGTCGTGACCGGGGCCAATCGCGGCATCGGGTTCGCGGTGGCCGGGGAACTGATGCGACGAGGCTGCCGCGTGGTGCTGGTGACCAGGGATCCGGCGCGGGGCGAGCAGGCCCTGGCGGCGCTGCGGGCGTCCCCGGGCGGCGCGGCCGGTTCGGCGGAGCTGGTGGTGGGCGACCTGTCGGTGGTGTCGTCCGTCCGGGCCGTCGCGGCCGAGCTGAGCGACCGCTGCGAGCGGATCGACGTGCTGGTGCACAACGCCGGTGTCTGGCCGACCCGGCTGATACGCACCGAGGACGGGTACGAGCAGTCGTTCGCGGTGAACCACCTGGCGCCGTTCCTGCTCAACCACCTGCTGGAGACTCGGCTGCGCAGGGTGGTCCAGGTCAGCGCCGGCCTCTACGTCAAGGGCAGGGTGGATCCGGACCGGACGCCCTGGGGTGCGGACTTCCACCGGATGCGCACCTACTGCGACACCAAGCTCGCGAACCTGCTCACCGTGCCACTGTTCGCGCAGCACTGGGCGAACACCGGCGTGACCATCGACGCGGTGCATCCCGGCGTCATCAGGACCGGGCTGGGCGATTCCGGCGGAGTGCTGGGCCTCCTGCTCAAGGTGGTCAAGCGCCGGTGGGCCACTCCGGAGGCCGGCGCGGCGCCGGTGGTGCGGCTGGCGTTCGCGCCCGGTGAGCGCTCCGGTCGCTACTTCGACGGCGACCGTCCGGCACCGCTCGCGCCGGTGGCGGACGATCCCGCTCTGGCGCGACGACTGTGGGATCAGGGGATGGCGCATGTCGCCTAA
- a CDS encoding DinB family protein, producing MIDEFAKEYLHHDLRDIRETMLWKLDGLSEYDVRRPLTVTGTNLLGLVKHLSTCEARYFGEVFGRPFPESLPRWDDAAHDDTDMWASEHETREEIIDRYRRVWAHSDATIDALAIDAPGHVPWWPRPNVKLFNILVHVLTETSRHAGHADILREQLDGSTGAMAEYAHLEPTDKDFLAARCARIERAAKAAAAGSGHDGLPLTQG from the coding sequence ATGATCGATGAGTTCGCGAAAGAGTACCTGCACCACGATCTGCGCGACATCCGCGAGACGATGCTGTGGAAGCTCGACGGGCTGTCCGAGTACGACGTGCGCCGACCCCTGACCGTGACCGGCACCAACCTGCTCGGCCTGGTCAAGCACCTGTCGACCTGCGAGGCCAGGTATTTCGGCGAGGTCTTCGGCCGGCCGTTCCCCGAGTCCCTGCCCAGGTGGGACGACGCCGCCCACGACGACACCGACATGTGGGCGAGCGAGCACGAGACGCGCGAGGAGATCATCGACCGCTATCGGCGGGTCTGGGCGCACTCGGACGCGACGATCGACGCCCTCGCCATCGACGCGCCCGGTCATGTGCCCTGGTGGCCACGTCCGAACGTGAAGCTGTTCAACATCCTGGTCCACGTGCTCACCGAGACCAGCCGGCACGCCGGACACGCCGACATCCTCCGCGAACAACTCGACGGCTCCACCGGGGCGATGGCCGAGTACGCGCACCTGGAACCGACCGACAAGGACTTCCTGGCGGCGCGGTGCGCGAGGATCGAGCGGGCCGCCAAGGCAGCCGCCGCGGGCTCCGGTCACGACGGCCTTCCCCTCACACAAGGCTGA